One genomic window of Streptomyces sp. NBC_01276 includes the following:
- a CDS encoding aminoglycoside N(3)-acetyltransferase: MGALALAVQLRLLGVRPRQRLLVHAALRGTGLRAEALRDALRGVLGPGGTLVVPAFTASNSLTSTSHLARIAGLGEREVKEFRSRMPAFDPERTPSEGVGVLAETVRTTPGAARSAHPQTSFAALGADAHRLCAEHRLESHLGEDSPLGKLCWEGGQVLMINVGFSACTAFHLAEYRIPKPPLRMYDCVVKVNLPGGPHGGGREGAWTSYEDVRLDDGDFAEIGGAFPDSRVRRGRVGGAPAALFSIPEAVDHALDWMTENRR, from the coding sequence GTGGGGGCCCTCGCACTGGCCGTGCAGCTCCGCCTCCTCGGGGTGCGCCCCCGTCAGCGGCTGCTGGTGCACGCCGCCCTGCGCGGGACCGGTCTGCGCGCCGAGGCCCTGCGGGACGCCCTGCGGGGGGTGCTCGGCCCCGGCGGCACCCTGGTGGTCCCCGCCTTCACCGCCTCGAACTCCCTCACCTCCACCTCCCACCTGGCCCGGATCGCGGGCCTGGGCGAGCGGGAGGTGAAGGAGTTCCGCTCCCGCATGCCCGCCTTCGATCCGGAGCGCACGCCCAGCGAGGGCGTGGGCGTCCTGGCCGAGACGGTCCGCACCACCCCGGGGGCCGCCCGCAGCGCCCATCCGCAGACCTCCTTCGCGGCGCTCGGGGCCGACGCGCACCGGCTCTGTGCGGAACACCGGCTGGAAAGCCATCTGGGCGAGGACTCCCCCCTGGGAAAGCTGTGCTGGGAGGGAGGGCAGGTACTCATGATCAATGTGGGATTTTCCGCCTGTACCGCTTTCCATCTCGCGGAGTATCGAATTCCGAAGCCCCCCTTGCGCATGTACGACTGTGTGGTGAAGGTGAACCTGCCGGGGGGTCCGCACGGGGGAGGACGTGAGGGGGCGTGGACCTCGTACGAGGACGTCAGGCTGGACGACGGTGATTTCGCGGAGATCGGCGGGGCATTCCCCGATTCCCGGGTGCGCCGCGGCCGGGTGGGAGGGGCACCCGCCGCGCTCTTCTCGATTCCGGAGGCCGTCGATCACGCCCTGGACTGGATGACCGAAAACAGACGCTGA
- a CDS encoding TIR-like protein FxsC yields MFLRSHLRDGGRVPASVQPYFFLSYAHTPRFGPGGPDPDMWVERLFRDLCNHIMALTDLPAGSEAGFMDREIRSGEGWSERLGAALATCRVFVPLFSPRYFASEMCGKEWFAFAQRAIQHGALSNQRAEAIVPALWVPVPPSQLPGPAERLQFNHNTFGERYVTDGLYGLIKLRGYAEQYEQAVYELARRIVRVAETVRLDPVRPLDYRLVPSAFGPAGGRHAAGPGGGPARTLHVTVAAASRHDLPAGRSPEYYGESALEWNPYHPVARMPIAYVAEDLVKNLNYQTTMSSFDDEAGHFDSKQPPTRPEILIVDRWAVEDEHRRQRLAAFDQEHRPWINVVVPWNRYDHQSRAKETELARRLEETLPVKMGQGRAACRAAANGVANMETLGQILPQVVEAAAQQFLRHAQVYLPAGNTHTERPRLLGPMGMGGPPVPPPAPFPPTVQRGPDGADGPAGADGSDADNDSTDTDRGDADDSQS; encoded by the coding sequence ATGTTTCTTCGCTCGCATCTTCGGGACGGGGGTCGTGTGCCCGCATCAGTGCAGCCGTACTTTTTTCTCAGTTATGCGCATACACCGAGGTTCGGGCCGGGAGGACCCGATCCCGACATGTGGGTGGAGCGCCTGTTCCGTGACCTCTGCAACCACATCATGGCGCTGACCGATCTGCCCGCGGGATCCGAGGCCGGCTTCATGGACCGGGAGATACGCAGCGGCGAGGGCTGGTCGGAGCGGCTCGGGGCGGCACTCGCCACCTGCCGGGTCTTCGTTCCCCTGTTCTCGCCGCGGTACTTCGCCAGTGAGATGTGCGGGAAGGAGTGGTTCGCCTTCGCGCAGCGCGCCATCCAGCACGGCGCGCTCAGCAACCAGCGGGCCGAGGCCATCGTCCCCGCCCTGTGGGTTCCCGTCCCCCCCTCACAGCTCCCGGGCCCGGCCGAACGGCTGCAGTTCAACCACAACACCTTCGGCGAACGCTACGTCACCGACGGGCTGTACGGGCTGATCAAACTCCGCGGGTACGCCGAGCAGTACGAGCAGGCCGTCTACGAGCTGGCCCGGCGGATCGTGCGGGTCGCCGAGACCGTCCGCCTCGACCCCGTCCGCCCGCTCGACTACCGGCTGGTGCCCAGCGCCTTCGGACCCGCCGGGGGGCGGCACGCCGCCGGCCCGGGCGGCGGCCCCGCCCGCACCCTGCACGTGACCGTCGCCGCCGCCTCCCGGCACGACCTGCCGGCGGGGCGCAGCCCCGAGTACTACGGGGAGAGCGCCCTGGAGTGGAACCCGTACCACCCGGTGGCCCGGATGCCGATCGCGTACGTGGCCGAGGACCTCGTCAAGAACCTCAACTACCAGACCACGATGTCCTCCTTCGACGACGAGGCCGGACACTTCGACAGCAAGCAGCCGCCCACCCGGCCGGAGATCCTGATCGTCGACCGCTGGGCGGTGGAGGACGAGCACCGGCGCCAGCGGCTCGCCGCCTTCGACCAGGAGCACCGGCCGTGGATCAACGTGGTCGTGCCGTGGAACCGGTACGACCACCAGAGCCGCGCGAAGGAGACCGAGCTGGCACGGCGGCTGGAGGAGACCCTGCCCGTCAAGATGGGCCAGGGCCGGGCCGCCTGCCGGGCCGCCGCGAACGGCGTGGCCAACATGGAGACCCTCGGGCAGATCCTGCCGCAGGTGGTCGAAGCCGCCGCCCAGCAGTTCCTCAGACACGCCCAGGTGTACCTGCCGGCCGGGAACACCCACACCGAACGCCCCCGCCTGCTGGGGCCGATGGGCATGGGCGGACCGCCCGTACCGCCTCCGGCGCCCTTCCCGCCCACCGTGCAACGCGGGCCCGACGGGGCGGACGGACCCGCCGGGGCGGACGGGTCCGACGCAGACAACGACAGCACCGACACCGACCGGGGGGACGCGGATGACAGCCAGTCGTGA